From the genome of Altererythrobacter sp. BO-6:
CCAAGGGCAGCTGATCCGGTGTCCGCGCCCTTTGAAGATGGCAAGGACGAGGGGGCCCTGCGCACGATCGGTGAAGTGAGCGACGCGCTTGGCATCAAGCAGCATGTGCTGCGCTATTGGGAACAGCAATTCCCGATGCTCAAGCCGCTAAAGCGCAGCGGTGGGCGCCGCTATTACCGGCCGGGCGATGTCGAAATGGTCGAGGCGATCGACCGGCTGGTCAATCGTGAGGGCTACACGCTCAAAGGCGCGAAAGCGGCGATCCGCGAAGGCAAGTCAGGGGCGGCTCGTCCGCCGCTGGCTGAA
Proteins encoded in this window:
- a CDS encoding MerR family transcriptional regulator; this translates as MSAPFEDGKDEGALRTIGEVSDALGIKQHVLRYWEQQFPMLKPLKRSGGRRYYRPGDVEMVEAIDRLVNREGYTLKGAKAAIREGKSGAARPPLAETPGVAIALAQGAAGDDVLAQLRGIRARLAAALDA